A stretch of Crossiella cryophila DNA encodes these proteins:
- a CDS encoding [protein-PII] uridylyltransferase — MSAGVSESVGPTAADLVRARQLLLAPAPGHRKLAAEPLRAALVDLHDFWLAAHAGMAGIGGAGSGTALVAVGALGRRELAPHSDLDLVLVHNGRTEVGALADRLWYPLWNSGVGLDHSVRTLSEAEKVAATDLRAALGLLEVRHLVGDQALSERLAAGARQSWRAGIRTRFEDLVEAAEHRWQRSGEVAHRVEPDLKNGKGGLRDLNLLDALAATQLVDRPGAEVRAARTLLLDVRTELHRGVGKARDVIRAEDGDEIAMALGVGDRFELARLLSATGRTVAYAVDVALRTARNALPRKGFAALSSRAPWNRGPARRPLDDGVVLHGGEVALARDAVPARDPGLLLRVAASAARTGSPIAAGTLARLADSAPELRRPWPSAARQELLALLGCGRGLIDVVEALDRTDLWGRLFPEWGAVRDLPPRDAAHTWTVDRHLVHAVANAARLATTVSRPDLLLLATLLHDIGKGRDGDHSEVGAALATQVCERLGLWPSDVTIVARVVRHHLLLPHTATRRDVEDPATVHRVVDTLDGDPVALELLHALAEADSLATGPGVWTEWKAALIADLVRRCRAAMAGEPLEGPGPLDPEQQALAEAAVASGKPHVVITPNGQTATVTVLAPDRIGLLSLASGVLALNSLEVHAAEVSAYAGAGVETFTVSPRFGTLPDAALLREQLVKVVEGTLSLTDRLAAKERDYGGPPEQIAPPKVLWFDDEASGAVVLELRATDRIGLLHRIAAALESCKVDVRWARVATLGGTVVDSFSLTTADNGLHEPGSPARRKIEKAVLAAAR; from the coding sequence CATCGGCGGCGCGGGCAGCGGCACCGCACTGGTCGCCGTGGGCGCGCTCGGCCGCCGCGAACTGGCCCCGCACTCCGACCTCGACCTGGTTCTTGTCCACAATGGACGGACCGAGGTCGGCGCGCTGGCCGACCGGCTCTGGTACCCGCTGTGGAACTCCGGCGTCGGCCTGGACCACTCGGTGCGCACGCTCTCGGAGGCGGAGAAGGTGGCCGCCACCGACCTGCGTGCCGCGCTCGGCCTGCTGGAGGTTCGGCACCTGGTCGGCGACCAGGCGCTGTCCGAACGACTCGCCGCCGGCGCGCGGCAGAGCTGGCGGGCGGGCATCCGGACCCGGTTCGAGGACCTGGTCGAGGCCGCCGAACACCGCTGGCAGCGCTCCGGCGAGGTCGCGCACCGGGTCGAACCCGACCTGAAGAACGGCAAGGGCGGCCTGCGCGACCTCAACCTGCTCGACGCGCTGGCCGCCACCCAGCTGGTGGACCGGCCCGGCGCCGAGGTCCGCGCCGCCCGCACGCTGCTGCTGGACGTGCGCACCGAACTGCACCGCGGCGTCGGCAAGGCCCGCGACGTCATCCGGGCCGAGGACGGCGACGAGATCGCCATGGCACTGGGTGTCGGCGATCGCTTCGAGCTGGCCAGGCTGCTCTCCGCCACCGGCCGCACCGTGGCCTACGCGGTCGACGTGGCCCTGCGCACCGCGCGCAACGCCCTGCCCCGCAAGGGTTTCGCCGCGCTCAGCAGTCGCGCCCCGTGGAACCGCGGCCCGGCCAGGCGGCCACTGGACGACGGCGTGGTGCTGCACGGCGGCGAGGTAGCGCTGGCCCGCGACGCCGTGCCGGCCCGCGATCCCGGCCTGCTGCTGCGGGTGGCCGCCTCGGCCGCGCGCACCGGCAGCCCGATCGCCGCCGGCACGCTGGCCCGGCTGGCCGACTCCGCGCCCGAACTGCGCAGGCCATGGCCCAGCGCGGCCCGCCAGGAACTGCTCGCCCTGCTCGGCTGCGGACGCGGGCTGATCGACGTGGTCGAGGCGCTGGACCGGACCGACCTGTGGGGACGGCTGTTCCCGGAGTGGGGCGCCGTCCGCGACCTGCCGCCACGCGATGCCGCGCACACCTGGACGGTGGACCGGCACCTGGTGCACGCGGTGGCCAACGCCGCCCGGCTGGCCACCACCGTCTCCCGCCCCGACCTGCTGCTGCTGGCCACCCTGCTGCACGACATCGGCAAGGGCCGCGACGGCGACCACTCCGAGGTCGGCGCCGCACTGGCCACCCAGGTCTGCGAACGCCTCGGCCTGTGGCCCTCGGATGTGACCATCGTGGCCAGGGTGGTCCGGCACCACCTGCTGCTGCCGCACACCGCCACCCGCCGCGATGTGGAGGACCCGGCCACCGTGCACCGGGTGGTGGACACCCTCGACGGCGACCCGGTGGCCCTGGAACTGCTGCACGCGCTGGCCGAGGCCGACTCACTGGCCACCGGACCCGGCGTGTGGACGGAGTGGAAGGCCGCGCTGATCGCCGACCTGGTCCGCCGCTGCCGCGCCGCGATGGCCGGGGAGCCGCTGGAAGGCCCCGGCCCGCTCGACCCGGAACAGCAGGCCCTCGCCGAGGCCGCGGTCGCCTCCGGCAAACCGCACGTGGTGATCACCCCCAACGGCCAGACCGCCACCGTCACCGTGCTCGCCCCGGACCGGATCGGCCTGCTCTCCCTGGCCAGCGGCGTGCTCGCGCTCAACTCCCTCGAGGTGCACGCGGCCGAGGTCAGCGCGTACGCCGGGGCCGGGGTGGAGACCTTCACCGTGTCCCCGCGCTTCGGCACCCTGCCCGATGCCGCGCTGCTGCGCGAGCAACTGGTCAAGGTGGTCGAGGGCACCCTCTCGCTGACCGACCGGCTGGCCGCCAAGGAACGCGACTACGGCGGCCCGCCCGAGCAGATCGCCCCGCCCAAGGTGCTCTGGTTCGACGACGAGGCCAGCGGCGCGGTGGTGCTGGAACTGCGTGCCACCGACCGGATCGGCCTGCTGCACCGGATCGCGGCCGCACTGGAGAGCTGCAAGGTCGACGTGCGCTGGGCCAGGGTGGCCACCCTCGGCGGCACCGTCGTGGACTCCTTCAGCCTCACCACCGCCGACAACGGCCTGCACGAGCCCGGCAGCCCGGCCCGTCGCAAGATCGAGAAGGCGGTGCTGGCCGCCGCCCGCTGA